The following DNA comes from Paenibacillus crassostreae.
CTTGATTATTTGGATTATGTAAGTATCTATTCTCATGTGTGGAATCCACGAGAACCAGACCTATTACTTCTTCCGGATAAGTCACAGCGAATAATCTCATGATCATTCCACCATAAGAGTGACCCACAAGCAAGAACGGTGGCTTTCTATCGATTTTAGTCAACAACAAGTGCAAATCATCGACATATTGTTGGCAGGTTGGTGATGTAGGTGAAGGAGTACTCCAGCCAAATCCGGCACGGTCATAAGAAATAACTGTCGCCATTTCAGCTAGTTCAGATTGAACTTGGCACCAATCTAATGAGCAACCACCCATCCCTGATTCTAAAATTATGGTGGGCTTGCCTTGACCAGTCACATTTGCATGAATTAAATGTTGATCGAGCTGAACCATTTGTCCAATAGGTTTGTACTGATAAGACTGATATCTAGATGATGCCAACTGAAATAAGGACAATGGAAAAGCGAATATAGATAGTGCCTTACGAATGAATTGATCTTGAAAAGATATCATTGGTTTAACCACCCCTTCATCCATTAAAAGGTAAAACCAAGATGATATAAATAGAAACTTTTTTGGATATTTTTCCTATTTATAATTAGGTGATTCTTTGCTCGTTCTTTATTTGTTATGATAGAGTAGATATGGGATTATTTCCTAAATATTTTGTGAATCAAGAAAAGACTAAGGGAGAAGATGTGAATGAAAACAATTGGATTAATTGGTGGAATGAGTTGGGAGTCGTCTGCGGAATATTACCGTTTAATGAATGAACTGGTTAAAAAACGTCTTGGAGGGCTACATTCTGCGAAATGCATCTTATATAGTGTGGACTTTGCCGAAATTGAACTATGCCAACATGAGGGAAGATGGGTAGATGCTGCTGACATACTTGTACAAGCTGCACAATGTCTTGAAAGTGCAGGAGCTGACGCAATAGTCCTCTGTACAA
Coding sequences within:
- a CDS encoding alpha/beta fold hydrolase, with protein sequence MISFQDQFIRKALSIFAFPLSLFQLASSRYQSYQYKPIGQMVQLDQHLIHANVTGQGKPTIILESGMGGCSLDWCQVQSELAEMATVISYDRAGFGWSTPSPTSPTCQQYVDDLHLLLTKIDRKPPFLLVGHSYGGMIMRLFAVTYPEEVIGLVLVDSTHENRYLHNPNNQARRQQHKQYLKTIRLGYLLSPIAIPRLLKMHIGSKRLPIDMQKKVQALGYRTTAYKSAYSEYLHTKESSVQLEQAQPLRNDLPVIVLSAGKQPEDWKKSQEDLLHLTEITQHIIVEDSWHSIQNHRPDVVINSVKYLLNKIEQSSVH